The Cottoperca gobio chromosome 22, fCotGob3.1, whole genome shotgun sequence genome contains a region encoding:
- the LOC115027080 gene encoding immunoglobulin lambda-1 light chain-like: MILVAARVQSVSRCRDRQEDNDIMIRNINRITLLLLWLSCCSLSTKVHQSPSSILGNPNVSATISCNHSVSSYNVILWYQQPTGDSGLHLIGYLLYNNPTLEDPFRQHFNVTGDGSVKSQLHVLKLRQPEDSGVYYCAASGQGANYEAYFGQGTKVTVLEDGLTITPPTVQVLRPSSKECGNDDAPKKTIVCVASGFYPDHVSVSWQVDGEAVTTGVATDNAALREDDFYKITSRLRVSTKNWFNPETVFTCTVSFYNGTHTETYSDSLHGEEGGGMTREKYLRSTQTAKLSYGVLIIKSSIYGACVAFLVWKLQRSAGKQNH; encoded by the exons ATGATCTTGGTGGCAG CGCGTGTTCAGTCTGTCAGtcgatgcagagacagacaggaagataACGACATCATGATCAGAAACATCAACAGGATCACTCTGCTGCTTCTCTGGCTCTCCT GTTGTTCACTGAGCACTAAGGTCCATCAGTCTCCATCATCAATATTAGGAAACCCTAATGTTTCAGCAACAATCAGCTGCAACCATTCAGTCAGTTCATACAATGTAATACTGTGGTACCAGCAGCCGACGGGCGACTCTGGCCTGCATCTCATTGGATatcttctatataataacccgACCCTTGAGGATCCATTCAGACAGCATTTTAATGTGACTGGAGATGGCTCAGTGAAATCTCAACTTCATGTACTAAAACTCAGACAGCCAGAAGACAGCGGCGTGTATTACTGTGCAGCTAGT GGACAGGGA GCTAATTACGAAGCCTACTTCGGCCAGGGAACTAAAGTGACTGTTCTCG AAGACGGTCTTACAATCACCCCACCAACAGTGCAAGTGCTTCGACCTTCATCAAAGGAGTGTGGAAACGACGATGCACCGAAGAAGACCATCGTGTGTGTGGCCAGCGGATTCTACCCAGACCACGTCAGTGTATCCTGGCAGGTCGACGGGGAGGCCGTCACCACTGGTGTGGCCACAGACAACGCTGCCCTGCGGGAAGACGACTTTTACAAAATCACCAGCAGGCTGAGGGTCTCCACCAAAAACTGGTTCAATCCTGAAACAGTATTCACCTGCACCGTCAGCTTCTACAATGggacacacactgaaacgtATTCTGACTCTCTTCATGGGGAAGAAG GAGGAGGCATGACGAGAG AGAAATATTTGAGGAGCACGCAGACTGCCAAACTCTCCTACGGTGTTCTCATCATCAAGAGCAGCATCTATGGAGCCTGTGTAGCGTTTCTGGTGTGGAAGCTGCAG AGATCAGCTGGGAAGCAGAACCACTGA